In Streptantibioticus cattleyicolor NRRL 8057 = DSM 46488, a genomic segment contains:
- a CDS encoding toxin-antitoxin system HicB family antitoxin, whose protein sequence is MAKTQLNVRVDETTAEAARARASQRGISVNRYIEELVRGDQAENGRTFVEAAADFMKQYETVFAEEFGRDREGRIDPLDPAGEPLPPHTAGPATA, encoded by the coding sequence ATGGCCAAGACACAGCTGAACGTGCGGGTGGACGAGACCACCGCCGAGGCCGCCCGGGCGCGCGCCTCGCAACGTGGCATCAGCGTGAACCGCTACATCGAGGAACTGGTCCGCGGCGACCAGGCGGAGAACGGCAGGACGTTCGTCGAGGCGGCGGCCGACTTCATGAAGCAGTACGAGACCGTCTTCGCCGAAGAGTTCGGCCGCGACCGGGAGGGCCGCATCGACCCGCTCGACCCCGCCGGGGAGCCGTTGCCGCCGCACACCGCGGGCCCGGCCACCGCGTGA
- a CDS encoding ATP-binding protein encodes MADHQEASVTLPSEPASVSVARGYVTGVLADWGLPKDAPAADAVRLIVSELATNAIRHTGGRSPDFTVGLRLDEHEWLRLGITDGHPRRPRRLPPAPDRDNGRGLLIVAHLAAEAGGCVTVEPTAEGGKTVWIALPWRTAAAGPEPAGEAGAR; translated from the coding sequence ATGGCAGACCATCAGGAAGCTTCCGTCACGCTGCCGAGCGAGCCCGCCTCGGTCTCCGTCGCGCGCGGCTACGTCACCGGGGTCCTCGCCGACTGGGGGCTGCCGAAGGACGCCCCGGCGGCCGACGCCGTCCGGCTCATCGTCTCCGAACTCGCCACCAACGCCATCCGCCACACCGGCGGACGCTCGCCCGACTTCACCGTCGGCCTCCGCCTCGACGAGCACGAGTGGCTGCGCCTCGGGATCACCGACGGCCACCCCCGCCGCCCCCGGCGGCTGCCCCCCGCCCCGGACCGGGACAACGGCCGCGGGCTGCTCATCGTCGCCCACCTCGCGGCCGAAGCCGGCGGTTGCGTGACGGTCGAGCCGACCGCGGAGGGCGGCAAGACGGTGTGGATCGCGCTGCCCTGGCGGACTGCGGCGGCCGGGCCGGAACCCGCCGGCGAGGCGGGCGCGCGGTGA
- a CDS encoding adenosylmethionine--8-amino-7-oxononanoate transaminase: MREADGVRELLRLDRAHVWHPYGPMPGREEPLVVESAAGVRLRVAALDGGRTELVDGMSSWWSAIHGYNHPVLNEAARGQLERMSHVMFGGLTHEPAVRLATRLVEITPEPLRHVFLADSGSVSVEVAVKMCLQYWRSVGRPAKRRLLTWRGGYHGDTWQPMSVCDPDGGMHHLWSGLLPAQVFADAPPGGFADEPDPGYRDHLRDLIARDADELAAVVVEPVVQGAGGMRFHSPGYLRVLREACDEHDVLLVLDEIATGFGRTGALFAAGHAGVAPDVMCVGKALTGGYLTLAATLCTSRVAEGISGGAVPVLAHGPTFMGNPLAAAVAGASIDLLLGQDWAGEVRRIESGLRAGLAPAAALPGVRDVRVLGAIGVVQLDHDVDVAAATRAAVRAGVWLRPFRDLIYTMPPYVTGDDDVARICAAVLAAAREG, translated from the coding sequence ATGCGTGAGGCGGACGGCGTCCGCGAGCTGCTGCGGCTCGACCGGGCGCACGTGTGGCATCCGTACGGCCCGATGCCCGGCCGGGAGGAGCCGCTGGTGGTGGAGTCGGCCGCCGGGGTCCGGCTGCGGGTGGCGGCGCTGGACGGCGGACGAACCGAGCTGGTGGACGGCATGTCGTCGTGGTGGTCGGCGATCCACGGCTACAACCACCCGGTGCTCAACGAGGCGGCCCGCGGCCAGTTGGAGCGGATGAGCCATGTGATGTTCGGCGGGCTCACCCATGAGCCGGCCGTCCGGCTCGCCACCCGGCTGGTGGAGATCACCCCGGAGCCGTTGCGCCATGTCTTCCTGGCCGACTCCGGGTCGGTCTCGGTCGAGGTGGCGGTCAAGATGTGCCTGCAGTACTGGCGTTCCGTGGGGCGTCCGGCCAAGCGGCGGCTGCTGACCTGGCGCGGCGGCTACCACGGGGACACCTGGCAGCCGATGTCGGTGTGCGATCCGGACGGCGGCATGCACCACCTGTGGTCCGGGCTGCTGCCGGCGCAGGTCTTCGCGGACGCCCCACCGGGCGGCTTCGCCGACGAGCCCGACCCCGGATACCGCGACCACCTGCGGGACCTGATCGCCCGGGACGCCGACGAGCTGGCCGCGGTGGTCGTGGAGCCGGTGGTGCAGGGCGCGGGCGGGATGCGCTTCCACTCCCCCGGTTACCTGCGGGTGCTGCGGGAGGCCTGCGACGAGCACGACGTCCTGCTGGTGCTGGACGAGATCGCCACCGGTTTCGGCCGCACCGGTGCCCTGTTCGCGGCCGGGCACGCCGGGGTGGCCCCCGATGTGATGTGCGTGGGCAAGGCGCTGACCGGCGGTTACCTGACGCTGGCGGCCACGTTGTGCACGTCCCGGGTGGCCGAGGGGATCTCCGGCGGCGCGGTGCCGGTGCTGGCGCACGGGCCGACGTTCATGGGCAACCCGCTGGCCGCCGCGGTGGCCGGTGCCTCCATCGACCTGCTGCTCGGCCAGGACTGGGCCGGCGAGGTCCGGCGGATCGAGTCGGGGCTGCGCGCCGGGCTGGCCCCCGCCGCCGCGCTGCCCGGGGTGCGGGACGTCCGCGTGCTGGGCGCGATCGGGGTGGTGCAGCTCGACCACGACGTGGACGTGGCCGCCGCCACCCGGGCCGCGGTGCGCGCCGGGGTGTGGCTGCGTCCGTTCCGCGACCTGATCTACACCATGCCGCCGTACGTCACCGGGGACGACGACGTGGCACGTATCTGCGCGGCGGTGCTGGCCGCGGCGAGGGAGGGCTGA
- a CDS encoding hemolysin family protein has product MTDVLLLLLALVLALACGVFVAAEFSLTTVERSELEVAAREGRRGAAGALTAVRGLSYQLSGAQLGITVTGLVIGMIAEPSVARLLTGPLRAIGLGAATTTVALVIGTVVSTVVLMVVGELVPKNWAISRPLTVACAVAGWQRVFSALFRPVISHLDNTANRVLRRLGLEPAAELASARGRQELEALARHSAREGALEADTARLFIRTLSLADLTAQNVMTPRVQVTALDERATAADVADATRATGLSRFPVHRGSLDTVTGVVHIKDVLAVPVEERPRRPVTSLMREPLLVPESLTVDRLLDRLAGDRSMAVVIDEYGGTAGVATLEDIVEEVVGEVRDEHDPHETADLVLLRVTGGGARVYDADGAARTDQLEEIGLRVPPGPYETLAGLVAQRLGRIPEHGDRVEVAGWLLEVTEAAGHRAARLRVTSPPGGPRGHRGPAPGGGGR; this is encoded by the coding sequence ATGACCGACGTGCTCCTGCTGCTGCTCGCCCTGGTACTCGCGCTGGCCTGCGGTGTCTTCGTGGCCGCCGAGTTCTCGCTGACCACCGTGGAGCGCTCGGAGCTGGAAGTGGCGGCACGGGAGGGCAGACGCGGGGCGGCCGGCGCGCTGACCGCGGTACGCGGGCTGTCGTACCAGCTCTCCGGGGCGCAGCTCGGCATCACGGTGACCGGGCTGGTGATCGGCATGATCGCCGAACCGTCGGTGGCGCGTCTGCTGACCGGGCCGCTGCGGGCGATCGGGCTGGGCGCGGCCACGACGACGGTGGCGCTGGTGATCGGCACCGTGGTCTCCACCGTGGTGCTGATGGTCGTCGGCGAGCTGGTGCCGAAGAACTGGGCGATCTCCCGCCCGCTGACCGTGGCCTGCGCGGTGGCCGGCTGGCAGCGGGTCTTCAGCGCCCTCTTCAGGCCGGTGATCTCGCACCTGGACAACACCGCCAACCGGGTGCTGCGCCGGCTCGGCCTGGAGCCGGCGGCGGAACTGGCCTCGGCCCGCGGGCGCCAGGAACTGGAGGCGCTGGCCCGCCACTCGGCGCGGGAGGGGGCGCTGGAGGCGGACACCGCGCGGCTGTTCATCCGCACCCTGAGCCTGGCCGACCTGACCGCGCAGAACGTGATGACGCCGCGTGTGCAGGTCACCGCGCTGGACGAGCGGGCCACCGCGGCCGACGTCGCCGACGCCACCCGGGCCACCGGCCTCTCCCGGTTCCCGGTGCACCGGGGCAGCCTCGACACGGTGACCGGCGTCGTCCACATCAAGGACGTGCTCGCGGTGCCGGTGGAGGAGCGGCCCCGCCGGCCGGTCACCTCGCTGATGCGCGAGCCGCTGCTGGTGCCGGAGTCGCTCACCGTCGACCGGCTGCTGGACCGGCTGGCCGGTGACCGGAGCATGGCCGTGGTGATCGACGAGTACGGCGGCACCGCGGGGGTGGCCACCTTGGAGGACATCGTGGAGGAGGTGGTCGGCGAGGTCCGCGACGAGCACGACCCGCACGAGACGGCCGACCTGGTGCTGCTGCGGGTGACGGGCGGCGGCGCCCGGGTGTACGACGCGGACGGGGCGGCCCGCACCGACCAGTTGGAGGAGATCGGGCTGCGGGTGCCGCCGGGTCCTTACGAGACGCTGGCCGGACTGGTGGCGCAGCGGCTCGGGCGGATCCCGGAACACGGTGACCGGGTCGAGGTCGCCGGATGGCTGCTGGAGGTCACCGAGGCCGCGGGACACCGGGCGGCCCGGCTGCGGGTCACCTCGCCGCCGGGCGGGCCGCGCGGCCACCGCGGACCGGCGCCGGGGGGTGGTGGCCGGTGA
- the bioB gene encoding biotin synthase BioB — protein MDLLKTLVDKGLRGESPTREEALAVLATSDDELLDVVAAAGRVRRRWFGRRVKLNYLVNLKSGLCPEDCSYCSQRLGSGADILKYTWLGPKEASEAAAAGVAGGAKRVCLVASGRGPTDRDVDRVAKTIEAIKEHNEDVEVCACLGLLSDGQAERLRAAGADAYNHNLNTSENTYGDICTTHDFADRVATVKQAQGAGMSACSGLIAGMGESDEDLVDVVFALRGLDPDSVPVNFLIPFEGTPLAKEWTLTPQRCLRILAMVRFVCPDVEVRLAGGREIHLRTLQPLALHLVNSVFLGDYLTSEGQAGKADLEMIADAGFEVEGAGTATLPEHRRGAAGGCGHAEGSCAPRPDTAQEDASAVPAAARTDLVAVRRRGAGTDLPPNA, from the coding sequence ATGGACCTGCTGAAGACGCTGGTGGACAAGGGACTGCGGGGCGAGTCGCCGACCCGCGAGGAGGCGCTGGCGGTGCTGGCCACCTCCGACGACGAACTGCTGGACGTGGTAGCCGCGGCCGGCCGGGTGCGCCGCAGGTGGTTCGGGCGGCGGGTGAAGCTCAACTATCTGGTCAACCTCAAGTCGGGGCTGTGTCCGGAGGATTGCTCGTACTGCTCGCAGCGGCTCGGCTCGGGTGCCGACATCCTCAAGTACACCTGGCTGGGGCCCAAGGAGGCGTCCGAGGCGGCGGCGGCCGGGGTGGCCGGCGGCGCCAAGCGGGTCTGCCTGGTGGCCAGCGGACGCGGCCCCACCGACCGGGACGTCGACCGGGTGGCGAAGACCATCGAGGCCATCAAGGAGCACAACGAGGACGTGGAGGTCTGCGCCTGCCTCGGCCTGCTCTCCGACGGCCAGGCCGAACGGCTGCGGGCGGCCGGCGCCGATGCCTACAACCACAACCTCAACACCTCCGAGAACACCTACGGCGACATCTGCACCACGCATGACTTCGCCGACCGGGTGGCCACCGTCAAGCAGGCCCAGGGCGCCGGGATGTCGGCGTGCTCCGGGCTGATCGCGGGGATGGGCGAGAGCGACGAGGACCTGGTGGACGTGGTCTTCGCGCTGCGCGGACTCGACCCGGACTCGGTGCCGGTCAACTTCCTGATCCCGTTCGAGGGCACCCCGCTGGCCAAGGAGTGGACGCTGACGCCGCAGCGGTGCCTGCGGATCCTGGCGATGGTGCGGTTCGTCTGCCCGGACGTGGAGGTGCGGCTGGCCGGCGGGCGCGAGATCCATCTGCGGACCCTCCAGCCGCTCGCCCTGCACCTGGTCAACTCCGTCTTCCTGGGCGACTACCTGACCAGCGAGGGCCAGGCGGGCAAGGCCGACCTGGAGATGATCGCCGACGCCGGCTTCGAGGTGGAGGGCGCGGGGACGGCCACGCTGCCGGAGCACCGGCGGGGCGCGGCGGGCGGCTGCGGTCACGCCGAGGGCTCCTGCGCGCCGCGGCCGGACACGGCGCAGGAGGACGCGTCCGCCGTGCCCGCCGCCGCGCGCACCGACCTGGTCGCCGTGCGCCGCCGTGGCGCCGGTACCGACCTGCCGCCCAATGCGTGA
- a CDS encoding C40 family peptidase gives MSAPSGSPALFGRAATTSLLTTAALAAGALVPGLPAPARGATVAGRVLEVVAAKQGSPYEYGATGPSRFDCSGLTLYAFRAVGRSLPRTAADQYQRTRHVAAAARAPGDLVFFHHGDGVYHVGVYAGHNRMWHAPKSGARVRLERIWTPDVWYGRVR, from the coding sequence ATGTCTGCACCGTCTGGCTCTCCCGCCCTGTTCGGCCGAGCCGCGACCACATCGCTCCTGACCACCGCCGCCCTCGCCGCCGGGGCCCTCGTCCCCGGCCTGCCCGCGCCCGCCCGCGGCGCCACCGTGGCCGGCCGGGTGCTGGAGGTGGTCGCCGCCAAGCAGGGCTCACCGTACGAGTACGGGGCGACCGGCCCGTCCCGGTTCGACTGCTCGGGGCTGACGCTCTACGCCTTCCGCGCGGTGGGCCGTTCGCTGCCGCGCACCGCGGCCGACCAGTACCAGCGGACCCGGCACGTGGCCGCCGCCGCCCGGGCCCCCGGTGACCTCGTCTTCTTCCACCACGGCGACGGCGTCTACCACGTCGGCGTCTACGCCGGCCACAACCGGATGTGGCACGCCCCGAAGAGCGGCGCCCGGGTGCGGCTGGAGCGGATCTGGACGCCGGACGTCTGGTACGGCCGGGTGAGGTGA
- a CDS encoding class I SAM-dependent methyltransferase: MGTVTGRPGREPVRHPLFARWYARCAPGLDRRAGMPRYREESLAGLSGRVLEIGAGSGLNFRHYPREVSEVVAVEPERRLRGAAIREGLRLGIPVDVVPGVAEALPVKSEAFDAAVATLVLCSVRDQRRALLELHRVLRPGGQLRLLEHVRARGRAGVAAQWALDHTVWPLLFGGCRTARDTLAQVAAAGFEVGEVRRPRLRGGASMPVVLATAYRR; this comes from the coding sequence ATGGGGACGGTGACCGGGCGGCCGGGGAGGGAGCCGGTGCGTCATCCGCTCTTCGCCCGGTGGTACGCGCGGTGCGCGCCGGGGCTGGACCGCCGGGCGGGGATGCCGCGCTACCGGGAGGAGTCGCTGGCCGGGCTCTCCGGGCGGGTGCTGGAGATCGGGGCCGGTTCCGGGCTCAACTTCCGGCACTATCCGCGGGAGGTGAGCGAGGTGGTGGCGGTGGAGCCGGAACGGCGGCTGCGCGGCGCGGCGATCCGGGAGGGGCTGCGGCTGGGGATCCCGGTGGACGTGGTGCCCGGGGTCGCCGAGGCGCTGCCGGTCAAGTCGGAGGCGTTCGACGCCGCCGTCGCCACGCTGGTGTTGTGTTCGGTGCGCGACCAGCGGCGCGCGTTGCTGGAGTTGCACCGGGTGCTGCGGCCCGGCGGCCAGTTGCGGTTGCTGGAGCACGTACGGGCGCGCGGCCGGGCCGGGGTCGCGGCGCAGTGGGCGCTGGACCACACGGTGTGGCCGTTGCTCTTCGGCGGGTGCCGTACCGCGCGGGACACGCTGGCGCAGGTGGCCGCGGCCGGGTTCGAGGTGGGCGAGGTGCGCCGGCCGCGGCTGCGTGGCGGGGCGTCGATGCCGGTGGTGCTGGCGACGGCGTACCGGCGGTGA
- a CDS encoding SGNH/GDSL hydrolase family protein, with protein sequence MPDDQYTTVPRPSAGPVITSFAAVGDSFTEGMSDLLPDGGYRGWADLLAARLAARTPGFRYANLAVRGKLIGQIAAEQTAPAAAMGADLVTLVGGLNDVLRPKCDVELVCARLAEAAGRLAPSCRQLVLMRSPGRRGPVLERFRPRMERLFAFIDELAAEHGAIVVDLFSAEALADPRMWADDRLHLNAEGHRRVAEAVWQALGLPPECDWRAPLPTAVPPGWLTRRTADLRFARVHLLPWIGRRLSGRSSGDGRPPKRGELLPYEV encoded by the coding sequence ATGCCTGACGATCAGTACACCACCGTCCCGCGCCCCTCGGCCGGTCCGGTGATCACCAGCTTCGCCGCGGTCGGGGACTCGTTCACCGAGGGGATGTCCGATCTGCTGCCGGACGGCGGTTACCGGGGGTGGGCCGATCTGCTGGCGGCCCGGCTGGCGGCCCGCACGCCGGGCTTCCGGTACGCCAACCTGGCGGTGCGCGGCAAGCTGATCGGGCAGATCGCGGCCGAGCAGACCGCCCCTGCGGCGGCGATGGGCGCCGATCTGGTGACGCTGGTCGGCGGCCTCAACGACGTGCTGCGCCCCAAGTGCGACGTGGAGCTGGTGTGCGCCCGGCTGGCCGAGGCGGCCGGGCGGCTGGCGCCGAGTTGCCGGCAACTGGTGCTGATGCGCAGCCCGGGGCGACGCGGACCGGTGCTGGAACGGTTCCGGCCGCGCATGGAGCGGCTGTTCGCGTTCATCGACGAACTGGCGGCCGAGCACGGCGCGATCGTGGTCGACCTGTTCTCCGCCGAGGCGCTGGCCGACCCGAGGATGTGGGCCGACGACCGGCTGCATCTGAACGCCGAGGGCCACCGCCGGGTGGCCGAGGCGGTGTGGCAGGCACTGGGCCTGCCACCCGAGTGCGACTGGCGGGCCCCGCTGCCGACCGCGGTGCCCCCGGGATGGCTCACCCGGCGCACCGCCGACCTGCGGTTCGCCCGCGTCCACCTGCTGCCGTGGATAGGCCGCCGGCTGTCCGGCCGCTCCTCCGGCGACGGCCGGCCGCCCAAGCGCGGCGAGCTGCTGCCGTACGAGGTGTGA
- the bioD gene encoding dethiobiotin synthase, translating into MAVMFVTGTGTEIGKTVTTAAVAAAAVAAGRTVAVLKPAQTGVGPDEPGDAATVVRLAGAVTTAELARFPEPLAPATAARRSGRPAVRPHQVAEAAGRLAAGHDLVLVEGAGGLLVRFDDDATLADAAALLDAPVLVVAQAGLGTLNATELTVRELRRRGLSCPGVVIGAWPTHPGLAARCNVADLPEVTGVPLLGAIPEASGTLPPDTFRRTAPDWLAPELGGTWDASAFATRVASATRPPAESVAR; encoded by the coding sequence ATGGCCGTGATGTTCGTGACGGGGACCGGCACCGAGATCGGCAAGACGGTGACCACGGCGGCGGTGGCCGCGGCGGCGGTGGCGGCCGGGCGGACGGTGGCGGTGCTCAAGCCGGCCCAGACCGGGGTGGGCCCGGACGAGCCGGGGGACGCGGCCACGGTGGTACGGCTGGCGGGGGCGGTCACCACGGCCGAACTCGCCCGGTTCCCCGAGCCGTTGGCGCCGGCGACCGCGGCCCGCCGGTCGGGGCGGCCGGCGGTGCGCCCGCACCAGGTCGCCGAGGCGGCCGGCCGGCTCGCCGCCGGGCACGACCTGGTGCTGGTGGAGGGGGCCGGCGGGCTGCTGGTCCGGTTCGACGACGACGCGACGCTGGCCGACGCCGCCGCGCTGCTCGACGCGCCGGTGCTGGTGGTCGCACAGGCCGGGCTCGGCACGCTCAACGCCACCGAACTGACCGTCCGCGAACTGCGCCGCCGCGGCCTGTCCTGCCCCGGCGTCGTCATCGGCGCCTGGCCGACCCACCCCGGCCTCGCCGCCCGCTGCAACGTCGCCGACCTCCCCGAGGTCACCGGCGTCCCCCTGCTCGGCGCCATCCCCGAAGCCAGCGGCACCCTCCCCCCGGACACCTTCCGCCGTACGGCCCCCGACTGGCTCGCCCCCGAACTGGGCGGCACCTGGGACGCGTCGGCGTTCGCGACCCGGGTGGCATCGGCAACCCGCCCTCCGGCGGAGTCGGTCGCGCGGTAG
- a CDS encoding GNAT family N-acetyltransferase, whose product MDDLRIRTARPGDVDALLAFWRIAAEGTSISDDRAGVSRLIAHDPEAVLLAERDGDLVGTVIAGFDGWRCHLYRLAVHPGARRRGIAGRLLAAAEERFTRLGGRRGDAMVLDRNETAHPAWRAAGYAPEPRWSRWTKPLTGRTTGRATG is encoded by the coding sequence ATGGATGATCTTCGGATACGCACCGCGCGCCCCGGTGACGTGGACGCCCTGCTGGCGTTCTGGCGGATCGCGGCGGAGGGGACGAGCATCAGTGACGACCGGGCGGGGGTCTCCCGGTTGATCGCGCACGACCCGGAGGCGGTGCTGCTGGCCGAGCGCGACGGCGACCTGGTGGGCACCGTGATCGCCGGGTTCGACGGCTGGCGCTGCCATCTGTACCGGCTCGCGGTCCACCCCGGCGCGCGCCGGCGCGGGATCGCCGGGCGGCTGCTCGCCGCCGCGGAGGAACGGTTCACCCGGCTGGGCGGGCGGCGCGGGGACGCGATGGTGCTCGACCGCAACGAGACGGCCCACCCCGCGTGGCGTGCGGCGGGGTACGCCCCCGAGCCGCGGTGGAGCCGCTGGACCAAGCCGCTGACCGGGCGGACGACCGGGCGGGCCACCGGCTGA
- a CDS encoding 8-amino-7-oxononanoate synthase, producing the protein MTPAADHRSASGARTGAAPADPFGWLTARAEVRRRAGLVRVLRPRAADSAHLDLAGNDYLGLARHPEVTRAAADAALRWGAGSTGSRLVTGSTELHARLEAELAEFCGFEAALVFATGYAANLAAVTALSGPDALIVSDEANHASLIDGCRLARARRLVVPHRDPEAVGKALDGHPGSALVVTDSVFSVDGDAAPLAGLAEVCRTAGAALLVDDAHGLGVLGAGGRGLPASVGLAGAPGVVATVTLSKALGAQGGAVLGPAPVIEHLVNSARTFIFDTGLAPAAVGGALAALRLLRREPERAERARQVASLLHHGVTAAGLVSARPDACVLSVRAPCPESAVRWAADCRVAGVAVGCFRPPSVPDGISRLRLSARADLTDREVARAVDVIAGAAPEGAKALASKAG; encoded by the coding sequence ATGACGCCTGCCGCTGATCACCGCTCCGCCTCCGGTGCCCGTACCGGGGCCGCCCCGGCCGACCCGTTCGGCTGGCTCACGGCCCGGGCGGAGGTACGGCGCCGGGCCGGGCTCGTCCGGGTGCTGCGGCCCCGCGCGGCCGACAGCGCCCACCTCGACCTGGCCGGCAACGACTACCTCGGGCTCGCCCGCCACCCGGAGGTGACCCGGGCCGCCGCCGACGCCGCGCTGCGCTGGGGCGCCGGCTCCACCGGGTCCCGGCTGGTCACCGGCTCCACCGAACTGCACGCCCGGCTGGAGGCCGAACTCGCCGAGTTCTGCGGCTTCGAGGCGGCCCTGGTCTTCGCCACCGGCTACGCCGCCAACCTGGCCGCCGTCACCGCGCTCTCCGGGCCCGACGCGCTGATCGTCTCCGACGAGGCCAACCACGCCTCGCTCATCGACGGCTGCCGGCTGGCCCGCGCCCGGCGCCTCGTCGTCCCGCACCGCGACCCCGAAGCGGTCGGCAAGGCGCTCGACGGCCACCCCGGCAGCGCCCTGGTCGTCACCGACTCGGTCTTCTCGGTGGACGGGGACGCGGCACCGCTGGCCGGCCTCGCCGAGGTGTGCCGGACGGCCGGGGCCGCGCTGCTGGTGGACGACGCGCACGGACTCGGCGTCCTCGGCGCGGGCGGGCGCGGACTGCCGGCCTCCGTCGGGCTCGCCGGCGCCCCCGGGGTGGTGGCCACCGTCACCCTCTCCAAGGCGCTCGGCGCCCAGGGCGGCGCGGTGCTCGGCCCGGCGCCGGTCATCGAGCACCTGGTCAACTCCGCCCGGACGTTCATCTTCGACACCGGACTCGCCCCGGCCGCGGTCGGCGGCGCGCTGGCCGCGCTGCGGCTGCTGCGCCGCGAGCCGGAACGGGCGGAACGGGCACGCCAGGTCGCGTCACTGCTCCACCACGGGGTGACCGCCGCCGGACTGGTCTCCGCGCGGCCGGACGCCTGCGTGCTGTCGGTACGGGCGCCGTGCCCGGAGTCGGCGGTGCGCTGGGCCGCCGACTGCCGGGTCGCCGGGGTCGCCGTCGGCTGCTTCCGGCCGCCGTCCGTCCCCGACGGCATCTCCCGGCTGAGGCTGTCGGCGCGCGCGGACCTGACCGACCGTGAGGTGGCACGGGCCGTCGACGTCATCGCCGGTGCGGCACCGGAGGGCGCCAAGGCCCTTGCGTCCAAGGCGGGTTGA
- a CDS encoding hemolysin family protein: MTVVRLVVAVLTLVANAFFVGGEFALVSVRRSQVDPLAEEGDRRARRVVWALEHVSALMATAQLGITVCTLVLGAVAEPAIGRLLEPVFRAASVPGSVVTTVSFVIALAVATYLHMLFGEMVPKNVALADPVRTALVLGPPLVGLTRALRPLVRVVNGLAGAGLRLLRVETREEVAAAFSDAELARMVTDAGQAGLLDERAATRLQDALELGRRPVREVVLPADRVVYAWPGITPAELEVLAARSGYSRFPVTDRGGRVLGYLHVKDALDAEPRDAPFGAAALRPMPRIRGAAPLDDALTAMRARRAHLAAVLDPHGRAVGLVTMEDVLRELVGPAPRPDPGDRDTRP, translated from the coding sequence ATGACCGTCGTGCGGCTGGTGGTGGCGGTGCTGACGCTGGTGGCCAACGCCTTCTTCGTGGGCGGCGAGTTCGCCCTGGTGTCGGTGCGCCGCAGTCAGGTCGATCCGCTGGCGGAGGAGGGTGACCGGCGGGCGCGCCGGGTGGTGTGGGCGCTGGAGCACGTCTCGGCGCTGATGGCGACGGCGCAGCTGGGGATCACGGTGTGCACGCTGGTGCTGGGCGCGGTCGCGGAACCGGCCATCGGGCGTCTGCTGGAGCCGGTGTTCCGGGCCGCCTCGGTGCCCGGTTCGGTGGTGACCACGGTCTCCTTCGTGATCGCGCTGGCGGTCGCCACCTATCTGCACATGCTCTTCGGGGAGATGGTGCCGAAGAACGTGGCGCTGGCGGATCCGGTGCGCACCGCGCTGGTGCTCGGCCCGCCGCTGGTGGGGCTCACCCGGGCGCTGCGCCCGCTGGTGCGGGTGGTCAACGGGCTGGCCGGGGCGGGGCTGCGGCTGCTGCGGGTGGAGACCCGGGAGGAGGTGGCCGCCGCGTTCTCCGACGCGGAGCTGGCCCGGATGGTGACCGACGCCGGCCAGGCCGGGCTGCTGGACGAGCGGGCGGCCACCAGGTTGCAGGACGCGCTGGAGCTGGGGCGCCGTCCGGTGCGCGAGGTGGTGCTCCCGGCCGACCGGGTGGTGTACGCCTGGCCGGGCATCACCCCGGCCGAGCTGGAGGTGCTGGCCGCCCGCTCCGGTTACTCGCGGTTCCCGGTGACCGACCGGGGCGGCCGGGTCCTGGGGTACCTGCACGTCAAGGACGCGCTCGACGCGGAGCCGCGGGACGCCCCGTTCGGCGCCGCCGCTCTGCGGCCGATGCCCCGGATCCGGGGGGCCGCGCCGCTGGACGACGCGCTCACCGCGATGCGGGCCCGCCGCGCGCACCTGGCCGCGGTGCTCGATCCGCACGGTCGCGCGGTGGGCCTGGTGACCATGGAGGACGTGCTGCGTGAGCTGGTCGGTCCGGCCCCGCGGCCGGACCCCGGCGACCGGGACACCCGCCCCTGA